A single Vigna radiata var. radiata cultivar VC1973A chromosome 8, Vradiata_ver6, whole genome shotgun sequence DNA region contains:
- the LOC106772806 gene encoding RAN GTPase-activating protein 1, with product MDSSAQKYQHRPLAIKLWPPSQSTRLMLVERMTKNLTTPSIFSRKYGLLSKEEAEEDAKQIEDDAFATATQHFEKEPDGDGSSAVQIYAKESSKLMLEVLKRGPRVKEDGELTSGKAGATAETVFDISGGRRAFIEGKEAAELLEPLRGPNSYTKIIFSNRSFGLDAARIAEPILISIKDQLKEVDLSDFIAGRAEAEALEVMSIFSSALEGCDLRYLNLSNNAMGEKGVRAFRSLLKSQINLEELYLMNDGISEEAAKAVSELLPSTEKLRVLHFHNNMTGDEGAIAIGEIVKHSPALEDFRCSSTRVGSDGGVALAEALGVCKHLRKLDLRDNMFGAEAGIALSKVIPAYTDLTEIYLSYLNLEDDGAESLANALKESAPSLEILDLAGNDITAKGAASVAACISSKQFLTKINLSENELKDEGVALISKALEVGRQLIEVDLSTNSITWSGAKLVAEAVVGKPGFKLLNINANFISDEGIVELKNIFKNSPDMLGPLDENDPEGEDSDEKAEEDGEHDELESKLKGLGI from the coding sequence ATGGATTCTTCTGCGCAGAAATACCAACATCGTCCCCTCGCGATCAAATTATGGCCACCTAGCCAGAGTACTAGGCTTATGCTTGTAGAGCGGATGACCAAGAACCTGACAACTCCTTCAATTTTCTCTAGGAAGTACGGACTTCTTAGCAAAGAAGAGGCTGAGGAGGATGCCAAGCAGATTGAGGATGACGCTTTTGCCACTGCAACCCAACATTTTGAGAAGGAGCCTGATGGTGATGGGAGTTCTGCTGTGCAAATTTATGCTAAGGAGTCAAGTAAGCTTATGTTGGAGGTTTTGAAAAGAGGGCCAAGAGTGAAGGAGGACGGAGAATTAACATCTGGTAAGGCTGGTGCGACTGCTGAAACTGTTTTTGACATATCTGGCGGTCGTAGAGCCTTTATTGAGGGAAAGGAAGCAGCAGAACTTTTGGAACCGTTGAGGGGACCAAACTCTTATACCAAGATAATTTTTAGCAATAGAAGTTTTGGCTTGGATGCTGCCCGTATTGCTGAACCCATCCTAATATCAATCAAGGATCAATTGAAAGAGGTAGACCTTTCAGATTTTATTGCTGGAAGAGCCGAAGCAGAAGCTCTTGAAGTGATGTCTATATTTTCTTCTGCACTGGAAGGCTGTGATTTGAGGTATCTGAACCTGTCAAATAATGCCATGGGAGAGAAGGGGGTTAGAGCTTTTCGCTCTCTCCTCAAATCGCAAATTAATTTAGAGGAGCTTTATTTGATGAATGATGGTATATCAGAAGAAGCTGCAAAAGCAGTTTCTGAATTGCTTCCTTCAACTGAGAAGCTCAGGGTTCTTCATTTCCATAATAATATGACCGGGGATGAAGGTGCAATTGCCATTGGTGAAATAGTGAAACATTCCCCAGCTTTGGAAGATTTTCGGTGCTCATCTACCAGAGTAGGCTCTGATGGTGGAGTTGCCCTTGCTGAAGCACTTGGGGTTTGTAAGCATTTGAGGAAGCTTGACTTGCGTGACAATATGTTTGGGGCAGAGGCTGGGATTGCTCTAAGTAAAGTTATACCTGCATATACTGATCTTACAGAGATATACCTGAGTTATTTGAACTTGGAGGATGATGGTGCAGAATCCCTCGCTAACGCCCTCAAGGAATCTGCACCATCACTGGAAATTTTGGATTTGGCTGGGAATGACATTACTGCAAAGGGTGCTGCCTCTGTGGCTGCCTGtatatcatcaaaacaattcctCACTAAGATTAATTTATCTGAGAATGAACTGAAGGATGAAGGTGTAGCTTTGATCAGCAAGGCACTTGAAGTAGGGCGCCAATTAATTGAAGTTGATTTGAGCACAAACTCGATCACATGGTCAGGTGCTAAGCTGGTGGCTGAAGCTGTTGTGGGGAAACCAGGTTTTAAGTTGTTAAACATTAATGCTAATTTCATTTCTGATGAAGGGATTGTTgagttgaaaaatatatttaaaaactcaCCTGATATGCTGGGTCCTTTGGATGAGAATGATCCTGAAGGAGAAGACAGTGATGAGAAGGCTGAAGAAGATGGCGAACATGATGAATTGGAATCAAAATTGAAGGGCCTTGGAATTTAG